A segment of the Chryseobacterium scophthalmum genome:
TTTTGATATTACCACAGACGAAAAAAATAATGCGGTTTCTTCTACCGTTACAGAAACAGTAGACGGAAAACTGTCTCAGTTACGACAAGATGAAAACGAAATGAATAAACAGGTTTTTGCTTTGCTTTTACTGAATCGTTTTATCGGTGAAAATCCTTTCGAAAGCAATTCCGGAGTTTCTGCTGAAACTTTGGCAAGACAGAGTGTGAGTAAAATTCTTTCGCAACAACTTAATAATATTGCATCAAACCTCATAAAAGGAGTTGATCTGAATTTCGATCTTGAATCTACCGAAGATTATTCTACCGGACAACAGAATACAAGAACCGATCTGAATATTGACATCAGCAAAAAACTGTTGAATGACCGTCTGAAAGTTACGGTAGGTAGTAATTTCGGATTGGAAGGTGAAGCCAGACAAAACGAAAACACTACCAATATTGCAGGAGATGTTACCATAGATTACAGCCTATCAAGAGACGGAAGATATATGTTGAGAGCGTACCGAAAAAATGATTATCAGGTTGCTTTACAAGGACAAATTATAGAAACCGGAGTCGGGTTTATCATTACTTTAGATTACGATAAATTCTGTGATATCTTCCGTAAATCGAGAAGCAAAAGAAATAAGGAAAACAGAGAAAATAAAAGAAAACAAGATAACCAAGTCGTAGAATTTAAATAATGAAGAATACGTTGAATACATATTGCAAATATTTTTTGGCATCGGGAATTACGGTGGCAGTTATCTCTTGTAGCAATACCAAATTTCTAAAAGACGGGCAAATGCTCTATACCGGAGCTGAAGTAAAAATAGAAAACGATTCTCTTTCAAAAAAAGAAAAAAATGAATTGAAGTCTGCACTCGAAGAAAGTCTTACCCCAAAACCTAATTCTACTTTCCTTGGTTTAAGACCAAAGTTGTATGCATACAATACTACGAAAGAACCAAAAAAAGAAAAAGGCATAAAATACTGGCTGAAATATAAATTTGGTGAAGAACCTGTTTTGCTTGGAGATGTTGACAGAGAATTTAATAAAGACATTATTGTAAATTATTCTGAAAACAAAGGTTATTTTAATGCAAAAGCTAAATATGACACGGTTTCAAAAAATAAAAAAGCGCAGGTCATTTACACTTTAAATCCGGGAGCGAGATATTTAATAAGCAATGTGAATTTCCCAAAAGACTCCACGCTTATTAATTCAGAAATTCAGAATTTAAAAGAAAAAACGTTACTTAAAGCAGGAAATCCTTTCGATCTTGATGTCATCAAAAACGAACGACAAAGAATCGATAATGAACTAAAAGACAAAGGTTTTTATTACTTCAGTCCAGACAATATTATTGTACAGGCAGACAGTACAGTGACTAAAGACCCAAAAGTTGAGCTTATTGTAAAGCTGAAAGACAACACACCGAAATTGGCAACCGAACAATTTACGATTGATAAAGTGGTTGTTTTTCCTAATTACAATCTCCGTGATGCTAAAAAAGGAAAATACAATATCCCGATGAATCCCGATTCTTTGAAAGGATATGAGTACAATAATATTTACGTAGTTGATCCTGATAAAAAATTTAAACCAAGAATTTTTGACCGAGCTTTATATTTCAATCAAGGTGATATCTACAATAGAAAAGACCACAATTTATCACTTAACCGATTGATCAGTCTGGGTGTTTTTAAATTTGTGAAAAATGAATTTGTCGTTTCAGATTCTTTAAATCATAAGTTTGATGCATATTATGTATTGACTCCAAGAGAACTTCAATCTTTACGCTTGGAAGCTTTGGGAAGAACCAATTCTGCGAATTATGCAGGAAGTGAATTAAATTTAAACTGGACGCAACGAAATTTTTTCCGTGGTGCAGAACAATTTAAAGCTTCTGTTTATGGAGCATTCGATGTTCAGATGGGTGGTCCTGCAGATGCTGAAAATATTTTCAGAGCGGGAACCAATGTACAGTTATCTATTCCGAGAATTGTGGCACCTTTCCGTTTCAATTCTTCAAGTGCTTTCGTACCGAGAACCAATGTTAAATTAGGTTATGAATTTCAGAACAGAACTACTTTATACTCTTTAAATACATTTAATGCTTCATTTGGATATCAATGGAAAGAAAATGTAAGAAAAGAACATGAACTCAATATTTTTGACGTTTCTTTAATTCGTCCAGCCAATGTTACTGCAAAATTTGATTCAATTTCAAAAGGCAATGCTTATCAACAAAGAATTGTTGAGAAACAATTAATTTTTGGACCCACTTATTCTTACACCTACTCCACAACAATGCTTCCGAGAAAAAATACATTCTACTATAAAGGAATGCTCGATTTAGCAGGAAATATTACAGGTCTTGTAACGGGAGCCAATGCAAAAGAGGGAAAAGAGAAAACAATTTTCGGTATTCCTTTCAGTCAGTATGCCAAAATTGAAAACGATGTAAGATTCTATCATAAGTTTAATGAGAAAACATCTTTCGCTTCAAGACTTATTGCAGGAGTTGCCATTCCTTACGGAAATTCAGAGCATATTCCTTTCTCACGACAGTTTTTTGTAGGAGGAAGTAACAGTATCAGAGCATTCAGAGCAAGAACTTTAGGTCCTGGAAGTTACGATCCGAGACCTGATCAAGAAAAAAATAGGTTTATGTTTGATCAGTCAGGTGATGTGAAGTTAGAATTCAATGCAGAATACAGAGCCAATCTTTATAAATTCTTAAATGTTGCCGCATTTGTAGATGCCGGAAATATCTGGCTCATCAATGATGATATCGATGATAAAGGAGTTAATACAAGACCGGGAGGAAAATTTTCTAAAGATTTCTTAACCGAAATTGCTGTAGGAGCCGGAGTTGGTCTACGATTAGATTTCTCAATTTTAGTTTTAAGACTTGATTTGGCAATGCCTCTAAAAGTTCCATATTACGAAAAAGGCGATCGATGGACTTTTGACAGAATCAATTTTGGAGATTCCAGCTGGAGAAAAGATAATCTGATTCTGAATATAGCCATTGGATATCCTTTCTAAAAAGCTGATTTTAGTTAGTTAGTTAGTTAGTTAGTTAGTTAGTTAGTTAGTTAGTGAAGAGCTCTGACTTATTACATAAAAAAGCAACACAATATTTCAATATCAATAGGAACGGGCTTTAGCCCGTTTTTTAGTTTAATAACATTCATTTGGCTTTAGCCAAAACTTATCTGTTGATGATTTGATAAAACTATTTACACTTTATTAAAGTAAATTTTCTCCTTTTATATATTAAAATTCACGTTAAGGAATAATCTTTGCGTTAAATCCTGAAACAACAATATTGTCATTTCTTGATTTCAAACTGAAGACAATATTCATCATCAAATCACATCTATTAATATTCAAACTATGCTAAAAGAACTCAAATTTTTCTGGGAAACCGTAAAAGAAACATTTACAGAATGGAATAATTCATCTGCTTCCAATGACTCGGCAAGTTTGGCTTATTATGCCATTTTCTCAATTCCGGGATTGCTGATTATTATTATCTGGATTGCAGGATATTTTTTTGGTGAAGAAGCCATTCGCGGACAAATCAGTACTCAGATTAGCGGATTGATGGGACAGGATGTTGCCAAAAGCATTCAGGATATGATTGCAGGAGCACTCATCGATAAAGAAAATATTTTTATGAAAATTGTAGGAATTGGGTCATTGGTTTACGGTTCCACTACCCTATTTTTTCAGTTGCAGAAATCATTGAATAATCTGTGGGATGTAGAAGCTGCCCCTAAAAAAGCTTTGGTTAAATTTCTTTTAGACCGCGCCAATTCTTTAGGCATGATTCTTATTTTAGGATTTTTACTGATGATCACAATGGTTTTATCCTCATTAATCGGACTTTTTAATAATTTCATCACGACCTATTTCGGTCTTGAAACGTATATCATTGTAGAAATTATTAATTTCACCGTAGGATTTTTAGTTATTGTCGTCCTTTTTGCATTGATGTTTAAAGTACTTCCCGATGTAGAAATCAGTTGGAAATCGGTTTGGAAAGGCGCTTTGCTAACTGCCGCTTTGTTTACTTTAGGTAAATTTTTGCTGAGTCTTTACTTCGGTCAGTTTAAACCAACCTCAGCATTTGGAACTGCCGGAACCGTAATTTTAATTATGATGTGGATTAATTATTCGTGTATGCTGATTTTCTTCGGAGCAGAATTTACGAAAGTCTACACTTATCGAAAAGGATACAAGATTGTTCCTTCGAAACATGCTAAATGGAGCAGTGCAAAACTCTATCGAGAAAGCCAGATTCAAAACGAAGCTCAGGTTTAAAATAAAAATCCTCCCGAAATTTTCAGGAGGATTTATTTTTACATTCTGTTTACGGTTCCTATTCCCAGTAAGCTTAATGATTTCTTTATTGTTTGTGCAGTGAGATTTGATAAATTCAAACGGAATTGTTTTAAATCTTCATCTTCAAGTTTTAGAATTATATTGCTTTGATAGAATGAATTGTAAGATTTTACTAAATCATAAAGATAATTTGCAACTAAAGCTGGACTTAATGATTCAGATGCTCTTTCAACAACAGATTTATAATTTGCCAATTGCATAATTACTTCTTTTTCATGCTGATTTAATTCTACCTCAGCAATTTCTCTATTCAAATAATTTGCTTTAATCAACAACGATTGAATACGAGCATAAGTGTATAAAATAAACGGTCCTGTATTTCCATTAAAATCAATACTTTCTTCAGGATTGAAAAGCATTTTTTTCTTTGGATCTACTTTCAGCATGAAATATTTCAATGCAGCCTGACCAATGATCTCATAAGAAATTTCTTTTTCCCCGTCAGTAAGACCCTCTAATCTTCCTTGCTCAATTGCTTTTAATTTTGCTTCATTATACATTTCCTGCATCAGATCGTCTGCATCGACAACTGTTCCTTCACGAGATTTCATTTTACCGTTTGGAAGTTCTACCATTCCATAAGATAAATGGTACAACTGATCTGCCCAAGAATATCCTAATTTTCCTAAGATTTTAAATAAAACCTGGAAATGGTAATCCTGCTCGTTTCCTACTGTATAAATTAATTTCTGAATATCGTTTTCTTTAAAACGCTGAACCGCTGTTCCCAAATCTTGGGTCATATACACAGAAGTTCCGTCTGAACGAAGCAAAAGTTTCTCGTCTAAACCTTCAGCAGTCAAGTCACACCAAACCGAACCGTCTTCTTTCTGATACAGCACCCCTTTATCCAATCCTTCCTGAATAAGGTCTTTTCCTAAAATATAAGTATTGCTTTCATACTGAACCTGATCGAAATCTACGCCCAATCTTTTGTAAGTCTGATTGAAACCATCATAAACCCAAGAGTTCATTTCGCTCCAAAGATTTCTTATTTTTTCATCACCATTTTCCCAATCCAAAAGCATTTGTTGAGCTTCTTTCATTAAAGGAGCATCTTTTTTAGCCTGATCTTCAGTGCTTCCATTCGCAATAAGTTCAGCTATTTCTTTTTTGTATTCCTGGTCAAATTTAACATAGTAGTTTCCTACAAATTTATCTCCTTTCGTTTCTGCATTCGGTGTTTCTCCTTTTCCAAATTTCTCCCAAGCCAACATCGATTTACAGATATGGATTCCTCTATCGTTGATAATCTGACTTTTTATTACATCATATCCAGCTTCTTTAAGAATCTGAGCGACAGAAAAACCTAAAAGATTATTTCTGATATGTCCTAAATGCAATGGTTTGTTGGTATTCGGTGAAGAATATTCAACCATTACAGTTGCATTTTTCTTTTCTATATTTAAAAACTGTTCAGAAACCGTTTTAAACTGATCTACGAAGAATTGGTTTTTAACTTTTACATTTAAAAATCCTTTTACCACGTTAAAGCTTTCCAGCAATTCAGTCTGTGTTGTTAATCCTTCTCCTAGTTCTACCCCAATGCTTTCAGGATTTTTCTTTAATTGCTTAACTAAAGGAAAGGTAACGATGGTAAAATCACCCTCAAACTCAGTTTTATTTTCCTGGATTTCAAGTTTTATATCTTTCAACTGATAGACATTAAGGATAACCTCTGCCAGTTTTTGTTCTATTATATCTTTAATATTCATTATTCTAATTTGAAATGCAAATATACGGAAATAAAAAAACCGCACTAAGGCGGTTTTAATATGAATGTTAAAAGAAGGTTATTAATTAATATCCCAGAAAACTTTTGTAGTCAGTTTATCTCCTCCAATTGCTGAAGATGCTGCAGACCAGTTCGCTCCATTGATGTTAGGTTCTGTAGATGGATATGTTAATCTTACTGGAATTTTTCCGTCTGCAACTGGATATGCACTTGGAGGTGCAACAATACCAGGAAAATCTAAACGTCTAAAAAACGTCCAAGATTCAAAACCTCTATTATACATTGCAATCCAGGCTTGATTTCCTATTTTCTCTTTCCAAGTTCCGGTTGCGGTACTGTAATTTACACTTGCCTGATTATAGTAAGTAGTAGCATCAGTGTTATTAACTCCCCAAAAAGTAAGTGAAGCTTTCACAGCATTCTCATAATGTATCGCAGCGGAACCTACAGAATAACTTCTTTCTGCTGCCTCAGCTAATATAAAGTTGATTTCTGCAGCATCAATAAGTACTCCCGGTAAATTTGGTTCTTTTATTTTATCTCCAATATGGGAGTAAGAATCATCGTATGGTAATAAGTTTTGGTAACCATAGTTTCCTCCTACAAAAGTATTTGTAGTTCCTCCCAAAGGCGTAAAGTAGATTGGTCGTCTAGGATCACTCAAGGAATTAAGTTTATTTACAAAAACTGATGCAGGCACAAAATCATTTCTGTTACTTTGCACCAGCTCTTCATGAATAAGATTATAATTTGGTGCAAAAGTATTGTAAGTAAGTAAAGCATTATTGGAGTTAGTTTCAATTACTCCAGCTGCATATGCTTCTTCTATACTTGATTTTGCAAGAGTGCTGTTAACATCGGCCAAGTTAATCGCAATTTTTGCTTTCAATGAGTTTGCA
Coding sequences within it:
- a CDS encoding BamA/TamA family outer membrane protein; amino-acid sequence: MKNTLNTYCKYFLASGITVAVISCSNTKFLKDGQMLYTGAEVKIENDSLSKKEKNELKSALEESLTPKPNSTFLGLRPKLYAYNTTKEPKKEKGIKYWLKYKFGEEPVLLGDVDREFNKDIIVNYSENKGYFNAKAKYDTVSKNKKAQVIYTLNPGARYLISNVNFPKDSTLINSEIQNLKEKTLLKAGNPFDLDVIKNERQRIDNELKDKGFYYFSPDNIIVQADSTVTKDPKVELIVKLKDNTPKLATEQFTIDKVVVFPNYNLRDAKKGKYNIPMNPDSLKGYEYNNIYVVDPDKKFKPRIFDRALYFNQGDIYNRKDHNLSLNRLISLGVFKFVKNEFVVSDSLNHKFDAYYVLTPRELQSLRLEALGRTNSANYAGSELNLNWTQRNFFRGAEQFKASVYGAFDVQMGGPADAENIFRAGTNVQLSIPRIVAPFRFNSSSAFVPRTNVKLGYEFQNRTTLYSLNTFNASFGYQWKENVRKEHELNIFDVSLIRPANVTAKFDSISKGNAYQQRIVEKQLIFGPTYSYTYSTTMLPRKNTFYYKGMLDLAGNITGLVTGANAKEGKEKTIFGIPFSQYAKIENDVRFYHKFNEKTSFASRLIAGVAIPYGNSEHIPFSRQFFVGGSNSIRAFRARTLGPGSYDPRPDQEKNRFMFDQSGDVKLEFNAEYRANLYKFLNVAAFVDAGNIWLINDDIDDKGVNTRPGGKFSKDFLTEIAVGAGVGLRLDFSILVLRLDLAMPLKVPYYEKGDRWTFDRINFGDSSWRKDNLILNIAIGYPF
- a CDS encoding YihY/virulence factor BrkB family protein; amino-acid sequence: MLKELKFFWETVKETFTEWNNSSASNDSASLAYYAIFSIPGLLIIIIWIAGYFFGEEAIRGQISTQISGLMGQDVAKSIQDMIAGALIDKENIFMKIVGIGSLVYGSTTLFFQLQKSLNNLWDVEAAPKKALVKFLLDRANSLGMILILGFLLMITMVLSSLIGLFNNFITTYFGLETYIIVEIINFTVGFLVIVVLFALMFKVLPDVEISWKSVWKGALLTAALFTLGKFLLSLYFGQFKPTSAFGTAGTVILIMMWINYSCMLIFFGAEFTKVYTYRKGYKIVPSKHAKWSSAKLYRESQIQNEAQV
- the argS gene encoding arginine--tRNA ligase, which translates into the protein MNIKDIIEQKLAEVILNVYQLKDIKLEIQENKTEFEGDFTIVTFPLVKQLKKNPESIGVELGEGLTTQTELLESFNVVKGFLNVKVKNQFFVDQFKTVSEQFLNIEKKNATVMVEYSSPNTNKPLHLGHIRNNLLGFSVAQILKEAGYDVIKSQIINDRGIHICKSMLAWEKFGKGETPNAETKGDKFVGNYYVKFDQEYKKEIAELIANGSTEDQAKKDAPLMKEAQQMLLDWENGDEKIRNLWSEMNSWVYDGFNQTYKRLGVDFDQVQYESNTYILGKDLIQEGLDKGVLYQKEDGSVWCDLTAEGLDEKLLLRSDGTSVYMTQDLGTAVQRFKENDIQKLIYTVGNEQDYHFQVLFKILGKLGYSWADQLYHLSYGMVELPNGKMKSREGTVVDADDLMQEMYNEAKLKAIEQGRLEGLTDGEKEISYEIIGQAALKYFMLKVDPKKKMLFNPEESIDFNGNTGPFILYTYARIQSLLIKANYLNREIAEVELNQHEKEVIMQLANYKSVVERASESLSPALVANYLYDLVKSYNSFYQSNIILKLEDEDLKQFRLNLSNLTAQTIKKSLSLLGIGTVNRM
- a CDS encoding SusD/RagB family nutrient-binding outer membrane lipoprotein — encoded protein: MKKFFLSIFAISALITSCASEDDIYNDDSLKAYEASGEYFFANAQKELVDQLTTPSVNLNVFRYFSQYWAATTYRAESRYDLTTRNIPDNHWNNLYAEALGNFKKAKENILTESKPALMSETEWSKIQQNRVAIIEVLMVYTYQVLVDSFGDIPYSQSLDIVNTPLPKYDDDAVIYPQLLVRLNAAIAKLDTGYGSITPSQDLVYGGDVAKWKLFANSLKAKIAINLADVNSTLAKSSIEEAYAAGVIETNSNNALLTYNTFAPNYNLIHEELVQSNRNDFVPASVFVNKLNSLSDPRRPIYFTPLGGTTNTFVGGNYGYQNLLPYDDSYSHIGDKIKEPNLPGVLIDAAEINFILAEAAERSYSVGSAAIHYENAVKASLTFWGVNNTDATTYYNQASVNYSTATGTWKEKIGNQAWIAMYNRGFESWTFFRRLDFPGIVAPPSAYPVADGKIPVRLTYPSTEPNINGANWSAASSAIGGDKLTTKVFWDIN